A window of Solanum stenotomum isolate F172 chromosome 9, ASM1918654v1, whole genome shotgun sequence genomic DNA:
TTTGTTAAGTGAAATGTTGCTTCCGTAGGTCCATGTTAATTTTTGGCGTTTGAATCCCTTATCTTTAGTAGTGTAATTTCTTGGTTTTTTACCATCTTAATAAATTCAACCACTTAATTAGATATCTTTTCTAGGTGCTAGAGAAATTGTATAAAGCTCGATGGGGACCAGAGGACGGTGTTGGATGCATCATAATGTCTCCCACAAGGGAGTTAGCAGGTCAACTTTTTGAAGTACTTAAATCTGTTGGGAAACATCATGGCTTTAGTGCTGGCCTTCTGATTGGTGGCCGCAAAGATGTTGATGCTGAAAAAGAGCATGTTAATGGACTGAACATCCTGGTCTGTACTCCTGGTCGGCTTCTTCAGCATATGGATGAGACACCAAATTTTGATTGTTCACAACTTCAGGTCCAGTTAACAACTCTTTCCCCCTTCCTCTCCTAAGCTCTTTTACCATGTCTTGTCCTTGATAAGAGGCAGGGAGTAAATACTGTATCATCAAGAATTGGTTTCTGATTTGCTCCTACTTTGTTAATGTTAGTGTAGACTACCTTCCACGAAAACAATGCTATAGTTTACTCATCACAGCGTACTAATTATGATTGTATAGCATCTAGGGACAGATTGACTCCCTCATTTTTTACCTTGGTGGGGTTTGGAACCTGCTTCATTTACCTTTTCTCTGCTAGTTTAGTGGAGGCATAGCTATTGAACAGTTGTCTGTTGATGCTACTACAATTTTCGAACTTattgtcttttatttattatttattctatttCAATTGTTTCTTCAAAGAAACATCCTTTCTTTTGTGAAAATACTTGTCTAACTGTCTTCATCCTATGCATTAGTATCATGCATGTTTATTTAGTTGTTGACTTGGGTGCATCTTTCCTGGCCAGGGAACAGGTTTTAGTTCTTGATGAAGCAGATCGTATTCTTGATGTGGGGTTTAAGAGGGATCTAAATGCAATCATTTCACAATTGCCTAAACATAGGCAGACCTTATTGTTTTCAGCAACCCAGACCAAGTCTGTCCAAGATCTGGCAAGGCTCAGCCTGAAAGACCCTGAATATTTGGGTGTACACGAGGAGTCCGATACTGCGACTCCCAACCGCTTACAACAAACAGCAATGCTTGTTCCTCTTGATAAGAAATTTGACATGTTGTGGAGTTTTATAAAGGCACATCTTAACTCAAGGATATTGGTTTTCCTATCAAGCTGCAAGCAGGTATCTGAACTTCTTCTTGGGGTTCTGTGAAATTGAGAATTCACACTTCACATTGTACATCTTATTGTAAGATGACATGCATATTGTACTTAGTCTTAGAGCACTGTTGATTTTAGTACCTAACATCAACAAGCACTAATGACCTTTGCTATATCACCTGTTTTCGAAAAGGAAAATTATCTATCTGCGATATTGAATCGGGTTTCAGAGTATTCTACAGCTAAAACTTTTGCTCTTAATTTTCTGGTGATTTAATTCCTTCTGTCATTTTTTACTGTTCCCAATTCAACAGgtaaaatttgtttttgaaactTTCAAAAAACTCCGTCCTGGGATTCCCCTCAAGTGTCTTCATGGAAGGATGAAGCAAGATAGAAGGATGGGAATTTATTCCCAATTTTGTGAACAACGTTCTGTTCTGTTCTCCACAGATGTTGCTTCGAGGGGACTTGATTTTAATAAGGCAGTTGATTGGGTTGTCCAGGTTAGTTCTTAATGTTTTTAGAGTCCAAAGCCTGAAATGAAACTAGTGATTTTTCATCCGTTGAAGGTTGTTGATGCTATTTTAAAGAAACTAGAACGTTTGACATGTATATGATGCAAACTCACCTTTCAGGTGGACTGTCCTGAAGATTGTGCTGCTTACATACACAGAGTTGGCCGCACTGCTCGTTACCTTTCAGGCGGAAGATCTGTTTTATTCGTGATGCCATCTGAAATGAAGATGCTTGAAAAGTTGGAAGAGAAAAAGATTCCCCTTCGAGTTATCAAGGTAAGATTTCATCCACTTTTATTTAACAACTGAACTTGAGgacataaaattataatttctctCTTTCACAAAGCATCTTGTTGTTTTGTTGTCTAATTATCAAGTGTGAAACAGGCAAATGAAAAGAGGATACAATCTGTCTCGGATCTACTTGCTTCTTTATTGGTCAAGTACCCTGATCTACAACATCTGGCTCAAAGGGCTTTCGTGACATATTTGAAGTCCATACACAAACAGAGAGATAGAGAGATTTTTGATGTTACAAAACTTCCTATTGATGAATTCTCTGCTTCATTGGGTCTTCCTATGACCCCAAAGATCCGATTTCTGAAACAGAAACTCAAAGGAAAGACAGTGTCTGAAGCATTATCTCTCATACCGGAGAACACAAGCAATGATAATTTGTTGGAATTTCCAATTAAGGAGCCAGATGCCGGTAAATCAGATGTAGAGGAAGTGGATGAAGACATCCTTCTAGCTAAGGAGACACAAGAAGGCGGAGAAAATATTAACAGCAAAGGAGATGATATGTATGTCAACTACTTTTCTGATTTGTCTATTAGATGTGTagaacttttttcttttaagcaAGATGGCATTAGCTTAGCAGAATGGATTTGTTGGTAATCTTACTTGCATTGCCTGGTGGAAGTGCAATTTTAGAAAATCTCTCATTAAGCAATGGCCTGCTAAACCTTAAATATATACTGATTTTTCATCTCCATAATGCTCTTCTTGCTATTCTCCTTATATCTTTTTAGCTGcttcacatttttttaatgtttattatGATCTTCATTGTGATTGATTTTGCGTCCTGTTATTTGAATTGTTTTGTAGGCTGGCCACTAGAGTTACgaagaaaaagaaactaaagATCAATGTCCACAGACCAGTAGGGACAAGGGTTGTGTTTGATGAGGAAGGGAACACCTTACCTCCTCTTGCAAGATTAGCAGCCTCAAGCAGTGGTGCAGActctgttcaactcaacaaagaaaaaggTACTACTGATAAATCCAAGAGTTTCAAAAGCTTTGGTTTCAATATCTTGTGCTATTTAAAATTGTCCTTTTTATTATATCTAAGTAATATCCGGGGAACACTAGAACTTTTGCTGCTCTTTAATTTAACACTTTGAACTTGCATTCCGAGTCAGTCTACTATATGGTTCATGCATATTCTGCTTACTGTGCAGCTAAATTTGGTTATTCAATCCTAGTCATTTGTTCAGGCGAGAAATGATTATTTGCTTTGCTGATGCTAAGTCATTGCTAGATATGTATTACTGCATATTTTTAATTGCATATGTTGCTTTCTTACACCTTGTTCTATTCTTGCTGATGATGCAGTAAATCAGAGAtacgctgagttaagaaagaaCCTGAAGGTGGCTGACAAGGAAGACAAGGATTTGGACCGCAAACGTCGCAAAGAAAAACGAatcaaggagaagatgaagaataagAGGGGgagagaggaagaagaggaggaagatgaagaaCTCTCCGGGTCAGACATGGAAATCCCCAGAGGTAGAGTCGACAAGAAAACAAAGATATATTTCGATAGTGATGACGAGGATGGCGAGAGGAGAGGGGACATGGCTAAAAAGGAGGGTATTGCTGCTGATGCTATATCTTTGGCAGAGCAAGAAGAACTGGCTCTGAAGTTGCTAAATTCCATGCACTCATAATGGAACAACATTTTGGTAGCtgtaatttttattattctcactTCTCAGCATCAATGCTGTTATTATAGTACCTTGAATAGGTAGAAATTATTGGGTCACTTATAAGGCAAACATGAAGATGATTAAAAGCTTATATGTAGTTGCTTTCATGCACAATTTAAGTAAAATGTAATGTTTTTGTGCTTGGAAGATAATACTAGAGAATATGTTTCTGTGGTTTTGTACTCATTAGGAAATTATCCTTCATTTGCTCAAATTACGacttatttcaattttattaggCACTTTCTCattcaaattttggaaattttgtttGTGTTCTTTAGTGTTTATAAGGTAGTTAAGTCAACTACATAAATTATGTCATATTCTTTAATTATACACGTCGATctccaaaatgagaaaaatctCTCAAAGTGAGGTTTGGAGAGGACTACATGAATATGCCTCTGCCTACTACGATCGGCACAGAGCTCCACCTAGCCAAAGATATGAACAGGCTAGTAATAAAAATACCTCTCAATCATCTACTAACTTTAACTTTCGAATTCATGACCTCCATCACCTCCTATAATTAGTGGAggtgacattttaaataattatcttatttcacaaatattttattcaaaatttggaCTAAAAGTATCTAACAAAAGCACTTTTATCATGTATTCAGCTGCTCGGATCGTCCTTGAATCATATGGGTTGGGCTAACAAAAGGCCCAAATATCCATTCCGTTAAACGGGTCCTCTGCTGACTAGTTCTTACAAAGGCCCACGTACGCACCCCCTACCCCGACCCTCCCACCCCCTCCCCAAGAACCTTATCTTCGTCAccgttcctttttttttcctctttcataCCCCTAGGGTTTCATCTTAGCTCGTTTGATTTCGCCTGAAAAATGATGCCACAAAGTGGAGTTGCTCAGCCAGCAATGGCACCTATGTCAATGGATCAGTATCAGCAGCAAGCTCCGCCGACGCAGCAGCAACAACAATGGATGATGCAACCTCCGCAAGCTCAACAACCTCAATTTCAACCTCAGGCTCAACCTTCTTGGGGTCAGCAGCAGCAACAGCCATCGCAACCTATGTCTCAACAGTATGGTGCGACTAATCCTAGCCCTAGCTCGAATGTTAATCCAAATGAGCTTCGGTCTCTTTGGATTGGGGACTTGCAGTATTGGATGGATGAGAATTATCTCTCCACTTGTTTCTATCACACCGGCGAGGTAATTTACTATTCGTTTTCTGCAATTTTTAGAGGACGATTGTTTAATTAAAGGAGAAATTAATATTAGGAAGTTCTGATTTCTTAGGTGGTTATAGAGCTTGGTGATGTTGTTTATGCTACGAAAATGATGGAGTATCTTATTTGTGATACAGTATAATGATCTGTAATGTGTTTTTTTGGGAGATGGTAGTTAAAAGTTCTTTCATTTTCATGTCGAGCCTGCTGATTGCATTTGTACGTGGAGTCGATTGGATTTGGGAAGATTGGCTTGTCATTTTAAATTTCCCTTATGCCTTTGGTTGCAAATTTTATGTTACTTAGGTGATTGGTAGAAGAGGATGGGGTTGGAAACTAATATCAaagatttggaaaaaaatgaaaatttggtGGTGAATTTAGAAGACTTGTTGAGGGGTTTGAAAGTTTCCTAGAGGAAAGGGTGGAAACCAATGGGAAAGATCAATATTTGCCTTAATTATATTagcttgtatttttttattttgcactATGATGATGGCTTCATTGTTTTTTCTGCAGCTTGTTTCTGCTAAGGTCATCAGGAACAAGCAAAGTGGCCAGTCTGAAGGTTATGGATTCCTCGAATTCAGGAGTCATGCAGCTGCAGAAACTGTTTTACAAACATATAATGGCGCCTTGATGCCAAATGTGGAACAGAATTTCCGTATGAACTGGGCATCTCTTGGTGCCGGTGAGAGGCGAGATGATTCACCCGAGTATACAATATTTGTTGGTGATTTGGCTGCTGATGTGACGGATTATGTGCTACAAGAGACATTCAAACCAGTGTATTCATCAGTAAAAGGTGCAAAAGTTGTAACAGATAGAATTACTGGACGTACCAAGGGATATGGATTTGTCAAGTTCGCTGATGAGAGTGAACAATTGCGTGCTATGACTGAAATGAATGGTGTACTTTGTTCATCTAGGCCCATGAGGATTGGCCCGGCTGCAAACAAGAAACCAATGGGTACCCCCCAGAAAGGTATGGCCGTGTCACCCTTTCATCTGCTATGCTGAAGGTGGaccttttttgttctttttttgtttgcaGTTTGAACTGTACTGTTTGTTGTCTGCATTCCTGATATGGGGCACACAAAGATGCCATAAATCTCTTGATGTGTTCAGAGTCTATAAGTTGATTGTTCTTTAAGCTTTGAGCTTGAAGTAGGGGAATCATTAAGATCCTTTTCTTCCAGTACTTAACTTTCTACACTTGGGGGTATTTAATTGTTTCAAAATGTGCACAAACTTATAAAACTCGTGTTGTCTCAAAGCAGGAAACAGAGAGGCTCTCATATGGGGGCCTGGAACTGATTTCAGCTGAAATGATTCCACTTTAGTGCGTGGCCTCATTTTAGGTCAGTGTATTTGTTTATGTCACGCTTCCTTACTTCGTATTCTTGTGGCATCTTATGCTACATTCAGTTAATTTCCAGTTCCTGAATTACTATTACAAGCCTTCGTAAATTATTTTCATCtctatcaaaatttaaatttcctTCTTTCATTTTACCAGTATATTTAATTCCTCAGCTGGCCTTGTGTTATTTCAGTTAGGATCTATCTTGTACACCTTTAAATAATGCTGCGGCAAGCTGTTTCAGTTCATTTCCTTACAATTCTTTTCCTTCCTTTGTGTGTCACGTTCACAGCTGTCTGTGTTAATGGTGTTTGCTACCAAGTCTGGGGACTCAACTTGATCTATCAACACCTTTTCAGCTCATCTCCCTATGAACTGCCTTAACAGTCTTttttaaggcataatacataagcATGTGCCTATTTGTAGGGTgccatgtaggacgaatgtgcctatttgttcaattttataaaagtttaagtgcgtacttgtgcacacccaaagttaaaggtcatagttgccAGTTAacgccaagttaagggtcatgtttatgtattacgCCTTTTTTTAACAAGGGTCCATGCCACAAACATTGGACTTTTAAATTCATGTCTTTCAAAGGGCGTGCATTCACGTGTAGGCTATAAAGTAATGCTTATGGATACTTATCtgttttaattttgtgttttttatgtGTTTGAATGCATTCATCTGTTTCCCCTGCTCATGGATTTTCTTTCCAGAACATGTGTGGAAATGTAAAATGATTGTTATATGAATTAGAAGGACCTCACACTCTACTATCTACATGTATAAAGCTTAGGTCAATTGCTGTGTAACCTatctttgtttcttcttttatcCTCTTGTGTTACTGTCCATTTCTCTCTACGTGCCGGAGAGTCAAATTTCTGACCATAGATGCTATAGCACTTTTTGATGATTACATTTCTACTCACATCTTTTACCATTGCAGCTACTTACCAAAATCCTCAAGCTACTCAAGGCGAAAGTGACCCCAATAATACAACTGTGGGTAGCTTGTTTCGATGTTAAGTTTGTTTTTCTAGTATATGCACTTCTAACCTTTCATACTCAAATGAACAGATATTTGTTGGTGGTTTGGATCCCAGTGTTGCAGAAGAACATTTGCGACAAGTTTTCTCCCCATACGGTGAATTGGTTCACGTTAAGATAGTGGCTGGAAAGCGCTGTGGCTTTGTTCAATTTGGTAGTAGGTAATGCCAGATGCAATTAATAATGTCTATTGCTAGATTCCTTGTCCATGTTCTTTTCTTATGTTCTATCACTCGGCATTTCCAGAGCTTCTGCTGAGCAGGCTTTGTCAAGCTTGAATGGCACACAATTGGGAGGGCAAAGCATTCGGCTTTCTTGGGGTCGTAGCCCCTCTAACAAACAGGTTTTTGGCCTATCTTTGCTGTGTTAAACTTAGATAAATCAGCTTTTGTGCTGACTGTGATTATTCTATGTAGTCCGATCAGACTCAATGGGGTGGTAGTGCCGGTGCTGGTGCTGGTGCATATTATGGGTATGCCCAAGGATATGAGGCTTATGGATATGCTCCTCCCGCTCAGGACCCTAATATGTATTACGGGAATTACCCAGGATATGGGAATTATCAGCAGCCACAGCAGGTATGACAA
This region includes:
- the LOC125875778 gene encoding polyadenylate-binding protein RBP45, with the translated sequence MMPQSGVAQPAMAPMSMDQYQQQAPPTQQQQQWMMQPPQAQQPQFQPQAQPSWGQQQQQPSQPMSQQYGATNPSPSSNVNPNELRSLWIGDLQYWMDENYLSTCFYHTGELVSAKVIRNKQSGQSEGYGFLEFRSHAAAETVLQTYNGALMPNVEQNFRMNWASLGAGERRDDSPEYTIFVGDLAADVTDYVLQETFKPVYSSVKGAKVVTDRITGRTKGYGFVKFADESEQLRAMTEMNGVLCSSRPMRIGPAANKKPMGTPQKATYQNPQATQGESDPNNTTIFVGGLDPSVAEEHLRQVFSPYGELVHVKIVAGKRCGFVQFGSRASAEQALSSLNGTQLGGQSIRLSWGRSPSNKQSDQTQWGGSAGAGAGAYYGYAQGYEAYGYAPPAQDPNMYYGNYPGYGNYQQPQQ
- the LOC125876515 gene encoding DEAD-box ATP-dependent RNA helicase 32; translation: MGKHAPKSRKVKIQNRLSEVHEIELLEEWIESGKPESGSNPLSLEPLPHKAPVGRLPDGSFSRYAGCDRFSQLPVSKKTKDGLTQCKYKTMTDIQRASLPHSLCGRDILGAAKTGSGKTLAFVIPVLEKLYKARWGPEDGVGCIIMSPTRELAGQLFEVLKSVGKHHGFSAGLLIGGRKDVDAEKEHVNGLNILVCTPGRLLQHMDETPNFDCSQLQVLVLDEADRILDVGFKRDLNAIISQLPKHRQTLLFSATQTKSVQDLARLSLKDPEYLGVHEESDTATPNRLQQTAMLVPLDKKFDMLWSFIKAHLNSRILVFLSSCKQVKFVFETFKKLRPGIPLKCLHGRMKQDRRMGIYSQFCEQRSVLFSTDVASRGLDFNKAVDWVVQVDCPEDCAAYIHRVGRTARYLSGGRSVLFVMPSEMKMLEKLEEKKIPLRVIKANEKRIQSVSDLLASLLVKYPDLQHLAQRAFVTYLKSIHKQRDREIFDVTKLPIDEFSASLGLPMTPKIRFLKQKLKGKTVSEALSLIPENTSNDNLLEFPIKEPDAGKSDVEEVDEDILLAKETQEGGENINSKGDDMLATRVTKKKKLKINVHRPVGTRVVFDEEGNTLPPLARLAASSSGADSVQLNKEKVNQRYAELRKNLKVADKEDKDLDRKRRKEKRIKEKMKNKRGREEEEEEDEELSGSDMEIPRGRVDKKTKIYFDSDDEDGERRGDMAKKEGIAADAISLAEQEELALKLLNSMHS